The Microtus ochrogaster isolate Prairie Vole_2 linkage group LG3, MicOch1.0, whole genome shotgun sequence genomic sequence TGTCCTGCTCTAAACTAGGTTCAACCCATTTGACCCTGCAGCTGCCTCCATCTTTCTGCAcaaaaatgagattttctttccCAATCCATGCTGTATTAACACCTCTACAACCCCATTCCTTATGTACTCCAGGGCAAATCTAGCTAATTTGTATCCATGTAAACCACATATATGCATGTCTATAGGTATACTTACTTTGTGTATGTGATATGAGATATAAGATATCGGTAATTTACACTTGAATAAAAAGTCAGAAGTGGTGGGTCATGCCTCTAGTCCAAGCATTTGAGAAACATAGCcaagcagatatctgtgagtttaaggctagccttgtctacatagtgagttctaggcgaGATAAGGCTAcaatagtgagatcctgtctttaaaaaaataaaaataaatcaagattgAATAAAGGAACCTCCCTTTGCCTTGGCCAGATTACAAGGGTAGGAGAAATTATCTGGTGAATTGTAATCACTGAAAGGGTTGaaatttgagaattttttatttaataaattccgGCACTGTGAAAGACACATGTGTGCTTGTCTATGTCTGGCATAGCATTGCCACAGGAACTTATTTCTCCCCTTAAGCCTCCTGGTCCCAAAACATATCTGCTCTTGAATGTAGTTCATTGGACAAACAAGCCTTCTGCAGAAACCCGGGGTTCTGACCTGGCAGTACCAAGGCAAGCCTAGCTCCTCACAAACATTCAAAGGTGGTAGTGCAAATGACCCATATGAAGAAATGCGCGCTTGGTATGGATGATAAAACTGGTGTCTTTTTAAATAAGCAAACCATGTGTAAAATCGTTTAAATCAAACTGAAGCGTGGGAGCTGTCTCATCAGAATGCATATCTCGGATCGAGTGTGATCTCCATGCCCACTCTCCTAGACTGATATTTTAGGGGCTCGGGGGCCCAGCATCTAAGTATTCAAAGGCATCCACACTTACACAGGTGTGGAGCTTCAGGGTCAGGACAATTAAATTTCCACCATGTTTGAGCTTCTGCGCAATCAGGAAAGCCAACGAAAGGTACCCATCAGTGAACTAAACAACGTTTCCTCTGCAGAACGCTGGGGTAAAACTGACAGGAACACAGCTCATCGTGTTGAAGCAACTGAGAAAAACACATCGACgagaaagaaaacaacatcaAACATAGCTGGGACTTGGGGAAGAGATGCGGTTTATTTTCCTATCGCACCATATTGGATAGCAGAGGAgaatgatgtcattattttattatttataactgCTGGGACTTAGCCATACGAGACTTGGCAGAGGTCTCTGGATGGCGGACCACTTGTTTTACGCTTTTATCATTAGTCACTCCTGCAGCCAAAAACCAAAGCTATGGGAAGGCAGAGCCCAAGCTCACAGTGGCTGTGAACACAAAAGACTTCCCGCCAGACCTGACATCGCATGCACGTGCACCAGAGGCAGTATAAACACCCACGTCAGTGTCAAAGTGGGCAAGAGCCCTGGAGGTCAGCGGATTCTAACCCTCATGTTCCAGGTGGCAAGAAGGTAGCTGAGACGGGGGGCCATGAATCTCTGTCCCGGCTCCATCATTTCCTCAATACCTGGCTTCCGGGAAGTAAGCCAAATGCTTCAAATGGGTTTCCTTATTTGAAAACCTCTGTCCCCATCCTCACCCCACTCTTACCATCACCAACAAAAACAGTGCCTGTGATGATTAAtctggttgtcaacctgactgaaGCTGGGACCAACTAATCTCCACGCAGATCTGTGGGGATGCATCTTGGAGCAATTAACTGAGGGGTGAGAACCTTCATTCGAATAGGTGGCAGCTTCTGGCTGTAGCCTACCTATAAAGAGTCATGAAGGACAGAAATGTTGCTTTTGCCTACCAGCCTTTGCTCCCTGCTTGTGAGTGCATCtactctgttgctgctgctgctgtcaatgctgctgtttgttgttttgtttgtttgttgagacagggtttctcagtagctatggagccagtcctggaactcactctgtagaccaagctggcctcaaactgacagagatctgcctgcctctgcctccccagtgctgggattaaaggcgtgtgatgtggaaatgatttcttattaataaagaaactgcctaggcccatttcataggccagcccttaggtaggcggagaaaacagaacaggatgctgggaaaaagaagctgagtcagtgagtcgccatgattctcccacgccaggcagatgcaggttNNNNNNNNNNNNNNNNNNNNNNNNNNNNNNNNNNNNNNNNNNNNNNNNNNNNNNNNNNNNNNNNNNNNNNNNNNNNNNNNNNNNNNNNNNNNNNNNNNNNNNNNNNNNNNNNNNNNNNNNNNNNNNNNNNNNNNNNNNNNNNNNNNNNNNNNNNNNNNNNNNNNNNNNNNNNNNNNNNNNNNNNNNNNNNNNNNNNNNNNNNNNNNNNNNNNNNNNNNNNNNNNNNNNNNNNNNNNNNNNNNNNNNNNNNNNNNNNNNNNNNNNNNNNNNNNNNNNNNNNNNNNNNNNNNNNNNNNNNNNNNNNNNNNNNNNNNNNNNNNNNNNNNNNNNNNNNNNNNNNNNNNNNNNNNNNNNNNNNNNNNNNNNNNNNNNNNNNNNNNNNNNNNNNNNNNNNNNNNNNNNNNNNNNNNNNNNNNNNNNNNNNNNNNNNNNNNNNNNNNNNNNNNNNNNNNNNNNNNNNNNNNNNNNNNNNNNNNNNNNNNNNNNNNNNNNNNNNNNNNNNNNNNNNNNNNNNNNNNNNNNNNNNNNNNNNNNNNNNNNNNNNNNNNNNNNNNNNNNNNNNNNNNNNNNNNNNNNNNNNNNNNNNNNNNNNNNNNNNNNNNNNNNNNNNNNNNNNNNNNNNNNNNNNNNNNNNNNNNNNNNNNNNNNNNNNNNNNNNNNNNNNNNNNNNNNNNNNNNNNNNNNNNNNNNNNNNNNNNNNNNNNNNNNNNNNNNNNNNNNNNNNNNNNNNNNNNNNNNNNNNNNNNNNNNNNNNNNNNNNNNNNNNNNNNNNNNNNNNNNNNNNNNNNNNNNNNNNNNNNNNNNNNNNNNNNNNNNNNNNNNNNNNNNNNNNNNNNNNNNNNNNNNNNNNNNNNNNNNNNNNNNNNNNNNNNNNNNNNNNNNNNNNNNNNNNNNNNNNNNNNNNNNNNNNNNNNNNNNNNNNNNNNNNNNNNNNNNNNNNNNNNNNNNNNNNNNNNNNNNNNNNNNNNNNNNNNNNNNNNNNNNNNNNNNNNNNNNNNNNNNNNNNNNNNNNNNNNNNNNNNNNNNNNNNNNNNNNNNNNNNNNNNNNNNNNNNNNNNNNNNNNNNNNNNNNNNNNNNNNNNNNNNNNNNNNNNNNNNNNNNNNNNNNNNNNNNNNNNNNNNNNNNNNNNNNNNNNNNNNNNNNNNNNNNNNNNNNNNNNNNNNNNNNNNNNNNNNNNNNNNNNNNNNNNNNNNNNNNNNNNNNNNNNNNNNNNNNNNNNNNNNNNNNNNNNNNNNNNNNNNNNNNNNNNNNNNNNNNNNNNNNNNNNNNNNNNNNNNNNNNNNNNNNNNNNNNNNNNNNNNNNNNNNNNNNNNNNNNNNNNNNNNNNNNNNNNNNNNNNNNNNNNNNNNNNNNNNNNNNNNNNNNNNNNNNNNNNNNNNNNNNNNNNNNNNNNNNNNNNNNNNNNNNNNNNNNNNNNNNNNNNNNNNNNNNNNNNNNNNNNNNNNNNNNNNNNNNNNNNNNNNNNNNNNNNNNNNNNNNNNNNNNNNNNNNNNNNNNNNNNNNNNNNNNNNNNNNNNNNNNNNNNNNNNNNNNNNNNNNNNNNNNNNNNNNNNNNNNNNNNNNNNNNNNNNNNNNNNNNNNNNNNNNNNNNNNNNNNNNNNNNNNNNNNNNNNNNNNNNNNNNNNNNNNNNNNNNNNNNNNNNNNNNNNNNNNNNNNNNNNNNNNNNNNNNNNNNNNNNNNNNNNNNNNNNNNNNNNNNNNNNNNNNNNNNNNNNNNNNNNNNNNNNNNNNNNNNNNNNNNNNNNNNNNNNNNNNNNNNNNNNNNNNNNNNNNNNNNNNNNNNNNNNNNNNNNNNNNNNNNNNNNNNNNNNNNNNNNNNNNNNNNNNNNNNNNNNNNNNNNNNNNNNNNNNNNNNNNNNNNNNNNNNNNNNNNNNNNNNNNNNNNNNNNNNNNNNNNNNNNNNNNNNNNNNNNNNNNNNNNNNNNNNNNNNNNNNNNNNNNNNNNNNNNNNNNNNNNNNNNNNNNNNNNNNNNNNNNNNNNNNNNNNNNNNNNNNNNNNNNNNNNNNNNNNNNNNNNNNNNNNNNNNNNNNNNNNNNNNNNNNNNNNNNNNNNNNNNNNNNNNNNNNNNNNNNNNNNNNNNNNNNNNNNNNNNNNNNNNNNNNNNNNNNNNNNNNNNNNNNNNNNNNNNNNNNNNNNNNNNNNNNNNNNNNNNNNNNNNNNNNNNNNNNNNNNNNNNNNNNNNNNNNNNNNNNNNNNNNNNNNNNNNNNNNNNNNNNNNNNNNNNNNNNNNNNNNNNNNNNNNNNNNNNNNNNNNNNNNNNNNNNNNNNNNNNNNNNNNNNNNNNNNNNNNNNNNNNNNNNNNNNNNNNNNNNNNNNNNNNNNNNNNNNNNNNNNNNNNNNNNNNNNNNNNNNNNNNNNNNNNNNNNNNNNNNNNNNNNNNNNNNNNNNNNNNNNNNNNNNNNNNNNNNNNNNNNNNNNNNNNNNNNNNNNNNNNNNNNNNNNNNNNNNNNNNNNNNNNNNNNNNNNNNNNNNNNNNNNNNNNNNNNNNNNNNNNNNNNNNNNNNNNNNNNNNNNNNNNNNNNNNNNNNNNNNNNNNNNNNNNNNNNNNNNNNNNNNNNNNNNNNNNNNNNNNNNNNNNNNNNNNNNNNNNNNNNNNNNNNNNNNNNNNNNNNNNNNNNNNNNNNNNNNNNNNNNNNNNNNNNNNNNNNNNNNNtagatcaatatgtaagagctagccaataagaggctggaactaatgggtcaggcagtgattaaaagaatacagtttccgtgtaattatttcagggcataagctaagctagccatgtgggcggccgggcgcctgggactcagctccgctgctcttatttcaacaggcgtgcaccaccatcacctggcaatGCCATCCTTCCTTGGCCAACAtcagcatcctcctgccttagccttccacCATGATCTGGACACCTGTGGCTCTCTGGGGTCCCTCCAAGCCTTCAATACCAAACCggaactgctgagacatccagctaTAAGAACTGAATAGCTCCTGGGGTCTCAGCCTCTCTAACAGATAACTATCATTGGGCTATCTAACACAAAGTGTGTACCCCAATCTAATCAATCCcctttgtaatatatatttttctgtaaataatGCTCCCCCTCGAAAACCTTGACTAATACAgggacccttctgagtggtgcaCAGTAAGGTTGAGACACTGTGTTGTGTGCTCTGCAAACCATACAACCTCACATAGGTAGATTCAGCCACTCAGTTCCACCTCACCATCCGACCTGGGCTGGGTGCCCAAACACAGCACAACTCAAGATCACAGAGGGCTGATCTAGCAGAGTGAGGGCTGCTATACAAGCCACTGACCACGTGGCACCATAGTTTAGTGAGTTCTACTGTCGATGTAAAATACACACCAGATTTGAAAGCCTAGTACAGATTGAGGGGGGATTGCCTCTATTTTTATTCTGCATGCACAGCCAAATAATATTTTGGCCTGTGGAATTTAAGAAAGTGTATCATTAAAACTAATTTACCTGTTTCATGCTGGTTTTGTCTTGTAGTGTGATTGTTGGATATTTGGATGCATCTGTCATCTGTAGTCTTTTCCTTTTGGACACTGTGATTTGTTAGTGTCCCCTATATTAAAGGCTTGGTCACTGTCTCATGGTGCTATTGGGAAGTGGTGGAATCTGAAAGAGAGGTGACCTGATGGAAGAAAGTGAGGACGCTGCAGTGTGCCCTCAAAGGGGGGCGGTAAGCCCAGCCTCTTCTCTACTCTCCTGTCTCCCGCGCATCCACCCTGTGATGCGCTGTGATGCCGCAGAATCAAACCAAAGACTGGCTCCTctgagactgtgagccaaaataacctcTCCCCATCTCAGTGGATTAGCTCGGGCATCTTgtcgcagcagcagcagcagcaggtgacTGGCACGCCACACCCCACCCCTCAGTTCTGCTCCATCTCCATTCATAGTGCCATCTGTGGACAACTGTGCAGGAAGAGTGTGGGACTGCCCACGATCAAAGCTGCACCAGGTGCATTGTGGGTGGAGTCTTACCCGGTAGTGAGACCGCTCTGTTATATAAGACCCTTGGTGACTCTTAGGAAGGTGAGGgcaatggggaaagaaaagaggggaaagggaaatggcGAGCAGACCTAAAGACATACAGAGTCCACTGTCAGTCACAGAGCGTGAACTGCCTGAACCCTTCCTCCTTAAGAAGACCACAGTGGCAGCTCGGGACCTGTGGGGTGTTTGTTCTCTGCTCTCGTGTCCCCTCTGTCCAGCTGCCATGATAAGCGCCAGCAGAGCCGCAGCCGAACGTCTCGTGGGCACCACAGCGTCCTGGAGTTTGGTGGCCGCCCGTCATCAGATCAGTGGCAAGCAAAGGTGTAGTTGTGGGTATTGATTTGAGTACTGCCAACTCCTGTGTGGCGGTTATAGAGGGCAGACAAGCAAAGGTCCTGCAGACTGCTCGAAGTACCAGAACTACACCTTCTGCCTTTACAGAAGCTGGAGAAAAACGTGTTGGCATGCCAGCAAAGCGACAGGCTATCACCAACCCAAACAACACCTTCTATGCTACCAAGCGTCTGATTGGGAGTTGCTATGATGACCCCGATGTACAGAAAGTCACCAAAAATGTTCCCTTTAAAATTGTCCGTGCCTCTCATGGTGATGCCTGGGTTGAGGCTCATGGGAAACTCTTCTCCTAGTCAGACTGGAGCATTTGTGTTGATGAAGATGAGGCTGCTGAAAAAGTACTCGggtcacacagaaaaaaaaaatgctgtggtCACGGTCCCTGCTCATTTCAATGACTCACAGCGACAGGCCACTAAGGATGCTGGCCAGATAGCTGGGCTAAGTGTTCTTCGAGTGGTTAGTGAACTTCCAGCTGCCGCCCTGGCATATGGTCTGGACACATCTGAAGAAAAAGTCACAGCTGTGTATGGTTTAGGTGGTGGAACCTTTGACATTTCTATCCTGGAAATTGTGGAAGGAATGTTCGAGGTGAACTCCACCAGTGGGGATGCTTCATTAGGTGGGGACAATTCTGACCAGGCTTTGTTACAGCCCATTGTCAAGAGGGAGTTCAAGAGGGAGATGGGTTGACTTCACCAACGACAACCTGGCACTTCAAAGGGTTCGGGAAGCTGCTGAGAAGGCTAAGTGTGAACTCACCTCATCTGTGGAGACTGACATAAATTGACACTTCTTATAATGGATGCTTCTGTACCCAAGCATTTGAATAGGACGCTAACCCGCACTCAGAAGGCATCGCCGCAGATCTAATCAAGAGAACTATTGCTCCGTGTCAGAAAGCTATGCAAGATGCAGACGTCAGCCAGCGTGACATAAGAGAAGGGATTTCTGGTTGGGGGCATGATGAAGATGCCCAAGGTTAAGCAGACTGTGCAAGATATTTTTGGCAGAGCCCCGAGTAGAAATGTAAATCCTGATGAGGCTGTAGCCATCGAAGCTGCCATTCAGGGAGGTGTGCTGGCTGGTGATGTCATAGATGTGCTGGCTGGTGATGTCATAGATGTGTTCCTCCTGGATGTCACTCCCCTCTCTGGGTATTGAAACTCTGGGATGAGTCTTTATGGAACTTATTAATAGGAACACCACTATTCCAACCAAAGAGAGACAGGTATTTTCTCCCACCGCTGAGGGACAAACTCAAGTAGAGATTAAAGTGTCTCAGGGAGAGCGAGAGATGCTGCAGACAACAAACTTCTAGGACAGTTCACTTTGGTTG encodes the following:
- the LOC101994888 gene encoding LOW QUALITY PROTEIN: stress-70 protein, mitochondrial (The sequence of the model RefSeq protein was modified relative to this genomic sequence to represent the inferred CDS: inserted 12 bases in 8 codons; deleted 1 base in 1 codon; substituted 1 base at 1 genomic stop codon), whose product is MISASRAAAERLVGTTASWSLVAARHQXSVASKGVVVGIDLSTANSCVAVIEGRQAKVLQTARSTRTTPSAFTEAGEKRVGMPAKRQAITNPNNTFYATKRLIGSCYDDPDVQKVTKNVPFKIVRASHGDAWVEAHGKLXSPSQTGAFVLMKMRLLKKYSGHTEKKNAVVTVPAHFNDSQRQATKDAGQIAGLSVLRVVSELPAAALAYGLDTSEEKVTAVYGLGGGTFDISILEIVEGMFEVNSTSGDASLGGDNSDQALLQPIVKREFKREMGXDFTNDNLALQRVREAAEKAKCELTSSVETDINXTLLIMDASVPKHLNRTLTRTXEGIAADLIKRTIAPCQKAMQDADVSQRDIREGILVGGMMKMPKVKQTVQDIFGRAPSRNVNPDEAVAIEAAIQGGVLAGDVIDVLAGDVIDVFLLDVTPXSLGIETLGXVFMELINRNTTIPTKERQVFSPTAEGQTQVEIKVSQGEREMXADNKLLGQFTLVGIXPAPRGVPQIEVTFDIDANGIVHVSAKDKGMGHEQQIVIQSSDGLRNVWNQLIWLKGFSV